In one window of uncultured Draconibacterium sp. DNA:
- a CDS encoding rod shape-determining protein: MGLFSFLTQEIAIDLGTANTIIIHNDKIVVDEPSIVAIDLKTEKMVAIGEKARQMQGKTHANLKTIRPLRDGVIADFNAAEQMIRGMIKMINPKSRMFSPALKMVICIPSGSTEVEIRAVRDSSEHAGGREVYMVYEPLAAAIGIGLDVEAPEGNMVVDIGGGTTEIAVISLGGIVTNKSIRIAGDDLTADIMEYMRHQHNIKIGERTAEEIKIHVGSALSQLKEPPPDYVVQGPNQMTALPIEVPVSYQEIAHCLEKSISKIETAVLSALEQTPPELYADIVVKGIWLAGGGALLKGLDKRLTDKIGIPFHIAEDPLRAVVRGTGIALKNVENFSFLIR, translated from the coding sequence ATGGGTTTATTTTCATTTTTAACGCAGGAGATAGCAATTGACCTTGGAACGGCCAATACTATTATCATCCATAATGATAAAATTGTAGTGGACGAGCCTTCGATTGTAGCCATCGATTTGAAAACCGAAAAGATGGTTGCCATTGGAGAAAAAGCCAGGCAAATGCAAGGGAAGACGCATGCAAACTTAAAGACGATCAGGCCATTGCGCGATGGTGTAATTGCCGATTTTAACGCTGCGGAGCAAATGATCAGGGGGATGATTAAAATGATTAACCCGAAGTCGAGGATGTTTTCTCCGGCTTTAAAAATGGTAATTTGTATCCCTTCAGGAAGTACCGAAGTTGAAATCCGTGCGGTACGCGACTCGTCGGAACATGCCGGCGGACGTGAGGTTTACATGGTTTATGAACCACTGGCCGCTGCTATTGGTATCGGTTTAGATGTGGAAGCTCCAGAAGGAAACATGGTTGTAGATATAGGTGGTGGTACTACCGAGATTGCGGTAATATCTCTTGGTGGTATTGTTACCAACAAATCAATACGTATTGCCGGCGATGATCTTACTGCCGATATTATGGAATATATGCGTCATCAGCACAATATTAAAATTGGTGAGCGTACCGCAGAGGAAATCAAAATTCATGTTGGTTCAGCCTTGTCGCAGCTAAAAGAACCGCCACCGGATTACGTAGTGCAGGGACCAAACCAAATGACAGCACTGCCAATTGAAGTACCGGTTTCGTATCAGGAAATTGCACACTGCCTGGAAAAATCGATCTCGAAAATTGAAACGGCAGTATTGAGTGCTCTGGAGCAAACACCTCCGGAATTGTATGCCGATATTGTTGTGAAAGGAATTTGGCTGGCAGGTGGTGGCGCCTTGTTAAAAGGTCTTGACAAACGATTGACAGACAAAATTGGTATTCCGTTCCACATTGCAGAAGATCCGTTACGTGCGGTTGTAAGAGGTACAGGTATTGCCCTGAAAAATGTAGAAAACTTCTCATTCCTTATCCGATAA
- the purH gene encoding bifunctional phosphoribosylaminoimidazolecarboxamide formyltransferase/IMP cyclohydrolase, with product MADNKKIKTALVSVFHKENLDKIVTKLNDLGVKILSTGGTKSFIESLGVEVTAVESLTGYPSILGGRVKTLHPKVFGGILSRRDNQGDVSQLTEYEIPEIDLVIVDLYPFEDTVASGAEEQDIIEKIDIGGISLIRAAAKNFKDVVIVPSQNEYQPLLQKLEENDGEFSLQDRKWFAGKAFGVSSHYDAAIFSYFNEGGDAGTQRISLNDGDVLRYGENPHQAATFFKFDNVAEGAGLANAQVLQGKALSYNNMLDADAAWKSASDAYHSVTHIENKVAVSVIKHLNPCGLAVTDNIMESLELAWAGDPISAFGGIICFTETVTKEAAEWFSKKFIEIIIAPEYTDEALEVLAKKKNLRVLVTPVRPMVAKEKLYRSISGGMLVQDEDEGLDTEFKTVTKKEFEASKMNLAKFGSIACKHLKSNAIAVVTETEKGAFWLTGAGMGQPNRLDSLRYLTMPRFDLKGGLDIEKSVLISDAFFPFRDSIEAANEYGVKYIIEPGGSIRDEEVIDACNEFGIAMAFTGRRHFRH from the coding sequence ATGGCTGATAATAAAAAAATTAAGACTGCTCTGGTTTCAGTCTTTCACAAAGAAAACTTAGATAAGATTGTTACCAAACTAAACGACTTGGGTGTTAAGATTTTAAGTACCGGTGGTACAAAAAGTTTTATCGAGTCGTTGGGCGTTGAAGTTACTGCTGTTGAAAGTTTAACCGGTTACCCGTCGATTTTGGGTGGACGGGTAAAAACGTTGCATCCAAAAGTATTTGGTGGAATATTATCGCGTCGCGACAACCAGGGCGATGTGAGCCAGCTAACAGAATACGAAATCCCGGAGATCGATCTTGTAATTGTTGATCTGTATCCGTTTGAAGATACTGTGGCATCGGGTGCCGAAGAACAAGATATTATTGAGAAAATTGATATAGGCGGAATTTCATTGATTCGTGCCGCTGCCAAAAACTTTAAAGATGTTGTGATCGTTCCTTCGCAAAACGAATATCAACCACTTCTACAAAAGTTGGAAGAAAACGACGGCGAATTTAGTTTGCAAGACCGGAAGTGGTTTGCCGGAAAAGCATTTGGCGTTTCATCGCATTACGATGCAGCAATTTTTAGCTATTTTAACGAAGGTGGCGATGCTGGAACACAACGAATCAGCCTGAACGATGGTGATGTTTTGCGTTACGGAGAAAATCCACACCAGGCAGCAACATTCTTTAAATTCGATAACGTTGCCGAAGGTGCAGGCCTTGCTAATGCTCAGGTTCTGCAGGGAAAAGCCTTATCATACAACAATATGCTGGATGCCGATGCAGCGTGGAAATCAGCCAGCGATGCTTATCATTCAGTAACTCACATTGAAAACAAAGTTGCTGTTTCGGTTATTAAACACTTAAATCCTTGTGGTTTGGCGGTTACCGATAACATTATGGAATCGTTGGAACTGGCTTGGGCCGGTGACCCGATCAGTGCTTTTGGAGGCATTATTTGCTTTACCGAAACGGTTACCAAAGAAGCTGCTGAGTGGTTCAGTAAAAAATTCATTGAGATTATTATCGCTCCTGAATATACTGATGAAGCACTTGAAGTGCTCGCTAAGAAGAAAAACCTTCGTGTATTAGTAACACCGGTGCGCCCAATGGTGGCGAAAGAAAAATTATACCGTTCGATAAGTGGCGGAATGTTGGTGCAGGATGAAGATGAAGGTTTGGATACTGAATTTAAAACAGTAACCAAAAAGGAATTTGAGGCTTCAAAAATGAACCTTGCCAAATTCGGTTCAATCGCTTGTAAACATTTGAAGAGTAACGCTATTGCCGTAGTAACCGAAACTGAAAAAGGGGCATTCTGGTTAACAGGAGCAGGAATGGGACAGCCAAACCGTTTGGATAGTTTACGTTACCTTACAATGCCGCGTTTCGACCTTAAAGGTGGATTGGATATCGAAAAATCGGTATTGATTTCGGACGCTTTTTTCCCGTTCCGCGACAGCATTGAGGCAGCCAACGAATACGGTGTTAAATACATCATCGAGCCGGGTGGCAGTATCCGCGACGAGGAAGTGATTGACGCATGTAACGAATTCGGTATTGCAATGGCATTTACCGGCCGCAGACATTTCAGACATTAA
- a CDS encoding ABC transporter permease produces the protein MLLLRLIYESFSFAANSLAANKLRTILSLLGVTIGIFAIISVFTVIDSLEVFIRDSLNSLGSNMVYVQKMPWTPPEGETEYPFWKYQNRPVPTLEETEEVIRRAQTVDNAAFLFGFGRKVQYGSTTLDNAVIMATSGGLMDVWNLEIAKGRYFTDSEMRNGAPAAVIGHEIADQLFDGLDPVGRTIKIQGQKFNIIGVYTPMGQDAFGTSMDRYIHISVVKSYYMIDVRDRDRGQTICIKAKDNIDTDKFMAELEGIMRTIRRLNPMEENDFALNEVSIVANQFDQFFVIFNLAGAIIGGFSILVGGFGIANIMFVSVKERTKIIGIQKSIGAKRYFILLQFIFEAIVLSVIGGIIGLILIYAGTIIVNQSTDFTIVLTTANIINGLMISSIIGFLAGFMPARAAAKLDPVIAINSV, from the coding sequence ATGTTACTGCTTCGATTGATATACGAGTCTTTTTCCTTTGCGGCAAATTCGCTTGCAGCCAATAAGTTGCGCACCATACTTTCGTTGCTGGGTGTTACCATCGGTATTTTTGCTATTATTTCAGTTTTTACGGTTATCGATTCGCTGGAAGTTTTTATTCGCGACAGCCTAAATTCTTTGGGCAGCAACATGGTTTATGTGCAAAAAATGCCCTGGACTCCTCCCGAAGGCGAAACTGAATATCCGTTTTGGAAATACCAAAATCGCCCGGTTCCTACTTTAGAGGAAACCGAAGAGGTGATACGGCGTGCACAAACCGTTGATAATGCTGCTTTTTTGTTCGGTTTTGGCCGTAAAGTGCAATACGGCAGCACCACCCTCGACAATGCTGTAATAATGGCAACCTCAGGAGGTCTCATGGACGTGTGGAACCTGGAAATTGCCAAAGGGCGCTACTTTACCGATTCGGAAATGCGAAACGGAGCACCGGCTGCAGTAATCGGACACGAAATTGCCGACCAGCTTTTCGATGGTTTGGATCCGGTTGGCCGAACCATAAAAATTCAGGGGCAAAAATTCAACATTATTGGTGTTTATACACCAATGGGGCAAGATGCTTTTGGCACCAGCATGGACCGCTACATTCATATTAGTGTTGTAAAATCGTATTACATGATTGATGTGCGTGACCGCGACCGCGGACAAACCATTTGTATTAAAGCAAAAGACAATATCGACACCGATAAATTCATGGCCGAACTAGAAGGTATTATGCGTACCATTCGCCGATTGAATCCAATGGAAGAGAACGATTTTGCATTGAATGAAGTAAGTATTGTTGCCAACCAATTCGATCAGTTTTTTGTGATATTTAATTTGGCCGGAGCTATTATTGGCGGATTCTCGATACTTGTTGGTGGTTTTGGAATTGCCAACATCATGTTTGTTTCGGTGAAAGAACGTACCAAAATAATCGGTATCCAGAAATCGATTGGAGCCAAACGTTATTTTATCCTGCTGCAATTTATTTTCGAGGCAATTGTACTTTCGGTAATCGGCGGGATTATCGGGTTAATTTTAATCTATGCAGGAACAATTATTGTGAACCAATCGACCGATTTCACCATAGTTTTAACCACCGCGAACATTATTAACGGCCTGATGATTTCATCCATAATCGGTTTCCTCGCCGGTTTTATGCCGGCACGCGCTGCTGCCAAACTAGATCCGGTAATTGCAATAAATTCGGTTTAA
- the mgtE gene encoding magnesium transporter, whose translation MSFEATREYIEQLRELIEERNKKEVAVLMQDLHPADIAEIMDDLNTEEAKFIYLLLDGEKASDVLIEIDEDDRRRFLKVIPPEMIATRFIEYMDSDDAADIVADLDEDIQKEVLNEIEDIEQAGDIIDLLDYEEDSAGGIMAKELVAVNENWNVATCLKEISRQAEEVDEIFYIYVTDDEEKLKGVLSLKKLILNHTNTKVSKIYDPEIQKVYTNTRQEEVAEMMDKYDLVAMPVVDEIGRLQGRITFDDVIDFVRDEAEKDYQMVSGITGDVEPGDNVWQILRARFPWLLIGLLGGILSAVVLGSHEESLTKVTQLAFFIPLIAAMAGNVGVQSSSIVVQSIASGVKDIETPARKIVKEVSIAVLTASIFAVLIFCYNFFVSGNLNLTYSVSISLFIVILFASLFGTVIPLLLNRFKIDPALATGPFITTMNDVLGMMIYLAISGLFFNLV comes from the coding sequence ATGAGTTTTGAAGCAACCAGAGAATACATTGAGCAGTTAAGAGAGCTGATTGAGGAGAGGAACAAAAAGGAAGTTGCTGTCTTAATGCAAGATCTTCACCCGGCTGATATTGCCGAGATTATGGATGATCTGAACACCGAGGAAGCAAAATTCATTTATTTATTGCTGGATGGAGAAAAAGCTTCCGATGTTCTGATTGAGATAGATGAAGACGACCGCCGCCGCTTTTTGAAAGTTATTCCGCCTGAAATGATCGCCACACGCTTCATCGAATACATGGATTCGGATGATGCTGCTGATATTGTTGCCGATCTGGATGAAGATATTCAGAAAGAAGTACTGAACGAAATAGAAGATATTGAGCAGGCTGGTGATATTATCGATTTGCTGGATTACGAAGAAGATTCAGCCGGTGGTATAATGGCAAAAGAGCTGGTTGCGGTAAACGAAAACTGGAACGTGGCAACCTGCCTGAAAGAAATCAGCCGCCAGGCTGAAGAGGTGGACGAGATCTTCTACATTTATGTAACCGACGACGAAGAAAAATTGAAGGGCGTATTATCGTTAAAAAAGTTAATATTAAATCATACCAATACCAAAGTATCGAAAATTTACGATCCGGAGATACAAAAAGTATATACCAACACCCGACAGGAAGAGGTGGCCGAGATGATGGATAAATACGACCTTGTGGCTATGCCTGTGGTTGATGAAATTGGCCGTTTGCAAGGACGGATTACCTTCGATGATGTGATTGATTTTGTGCGTGACGAGGCCGAAAAAGATTACCAGATGGTTTCAGGTATTACCGGAGATGTGGAACCCGGCGATAACGTGTGGCAAATTTTACGCGCCCGTTTCCCGTGGTTACTGATTGGGTTGCTGGGAGGGATATTAAGTGCAGTGGTTTTAGGCTCGCATGAGGAGTCGTTAACAAAAGTTACGCAGCTGGCATTCTTTATCCCGCTTATTGCGGCGATGGCCGGTAATGTTGGAGTTCAGTCATCGTCGATTGTGGTACAAAGTATAGCAAGTGGTGTGAAAGATATTGAAACACCAGCGAGAAAAATAGTAAAAGAAGTATCGATAGCCGTGTTAACAGCAAGTATTTTTGCCGTTCTAATTTTTTGCTACAATTTCTTTGTTTCAGGAAATTTGAACCTCACTTATTCCGTTTCCATATCATTGTTTATTGTCATTCTTTTTGCCTCGTTGTTTGGGACAGTAATTCCGTTGTTACTGAATCGTTTTAAAATTGATCCGGCACTGGCGACGGGGCCATTTATTACTACCATGAACGATGTATTGGGAATGATGATTTACCTGGCGATATCGGGTTTGTTTTTTAATTTGGTTTAA
- the rsmA gene encoding 16S rRNA (adenine(1518)-N(6)/adenine(1519)-N(6))-dimethyltransferase RsmA: MSYVRPKKNLGQHFLTDQNIARKIVDSLGADVPDILEIGPGMGVLTQYLLQRPELNVHAVEIDAESVAYLKQNFPTLQHIWGEDFLKADVAERFSGNFSLIGNFPYNISSQIFFRVLEYRNRIPETVGMIQKEVAERIAAPHGSKTYGILSVLLQAYFDIEYLFTVSEGVFNPPPKVKSAVVRLKRNQVKELPCSEALFVKVVKAAFNLRRKMLRNSLKGICTALPEEYAMKRPEQLSVDAFIDLTCKIEEIEKQ; the protein is encoded by the coding sequence ATGAGCTATGTAAGACCCAAAAAAAATCTTGGTCAGCATTTTTTAACCGACCAAAATATTGCGCGGAAAATTGTTGACAGCCTGGGTGCCGATGTGCCGGATATACTGGAAATCGGCCCTGGAATGGGAGTTCTCACTCAATACCTTTTGCAACGTCCGGAACTTAATGTGCATGCTGTTGAGATCGATGCCGAATCAGTAGCATACCTCAAACAAAATTTTCCGACCCTACAACACATTTGGGGAGAAGATTTTCTGAAAGCCGATGTTGCTGAGCGTTTTTCAGGCAATTTCAGTCTTATCGGTAATTTCCCTTACAATATTTCATCGCAAATCTTTTTTCGTGTTTTGGAATACCGCAACCGCATTCCCGAAACTGTTGGAATGATACAAAAAGAGGTTGCCGAGCGTATTGCTGCACCACACGGATCGAAAACCTACGGAATTCTGAGTGTTTTACTACAGGCTTATTTCGATATCGAGTACCTGTTTACCGTTTCAGAAGGCGTGTTTAATCCACCGCCAAAAGTAAAATCGGCAGTGGTGAGGCTAAAACGCAACCAGGTAAAAGAACTACCTTGCAGCGAGGCACTGTTTGTAAAAGTGGTGAAGGCAGCTTTTAACCTTCGCCGAAAAATGCTGCGTAACTCTTTAAAGGGAATTTGTACTGCATTACCCGAAGAGTATGCGATGAAACGTCCGGAACAACTTTCGGTGGATGCGTTTATTGATCTGACTTGTAAAATCGAAGAAATCGAAAAACAGTAA
- a CDS encoding lysylphosphatidylglycerol synthase transmembrane domain-containing protein: protein MKKTIVKILQFIGFFALGAFIFWLIYKDQDIERIKTVLKNDVNYWWVALSLFIGLLSHISRTLRWGLMIEPIGHKPRFINTFLAVMVGYLMNMAFPRMGEVSRCGVLARYEKISFTKLVGTVVAERLIDLISLLILLAIVILSQFGEMLRFMKSNPEISEKLYTAITSPYLIIGVIVFAALIFVFRNAFKHTAFFKKIMEVIRNFKEGFISIRNIEKKGWFFFHSAFIWGMYYLMLYVVFFAFDFTSDLNPIAGLTTFVLASFGMVAPVQGGIGAWHFMAKEALSLYGVANENGIIFAFVAHTSMTAMIILIGIISILILPFINRRSDITDEELVPKTMGAK from the coding sequence TTGAAAAAAACAATCGTTAAGATCCTACAGTTTATTGGCTTCTTCGCCCTTGGGGCATTCATTTTTTGGCTTATTTATAAAGATCAGGATATTGAACGGATAAAGACCGTTTTAAAAAATGATGTAAACTACTGGTGGGTGGCACTCTCGCTGTTTATTGGCTTGTTGAGCCATATCAGCCGCACACTTCGCTGGGGATTAATGATCGAACCTATCGGGCACAAACCACGCTTTATCAATACTTTCTTGGCCGTAATGGTAGGCTATTTAATGAACATGGCTTTCCCACGTATGGGCGAAGTTTCGCGCTGCGGTGTTTTGGCGCGTTACGAAAAAATATCGTTTACGAAACTGGTGGGAACCGTTGTTGCCGAGCGATTGATCGACCTGATATCGCTGTTGATTTTGCTGGCTATTGTTATTCTCTCGCAGTTTGGCGAGATGCTTCGCTTTATGAAATCCAACCCTGAAATTTCGGAGAAACTATATACTGCTATTACATCGCCGTACCTTATTATTGGAGTTATTGTATTTGCTGCTCTGATCTTCGTTTTCAGAAACGCATTTAAACATACTGCCTTTTTCAAAAAAATAATGGAAGTGATCCGCAACTTTAAAGAGGGTTTCATTTCTATCCGTAACATCGAGAAAAAAGGCTGGTTCTTTTTCCACTCGGCGTTTATCTGGGGCATGTATTACCTGATGCTTTATGTAGTATTTTTCGCCTTTGATTTTACCAGCGACCTGAATCCGATTGCCGGACTAACAACATTTGTACTGGCAAGTTTTGGTATGGTGGCACCCGTACAAGGCGGAATAGGGGCATGGCATTTTATGGCCAAAGAAGCTCTGTCGTTGTATGGAGTAGCCAACGAAAACGGAATTATCTTCGCTTTTGTAGCGCACACATCAATGACTGCAATGATCATTCTTATTGGTATAATATCTATACTCATTCTTCCGTTTATTAACCGCCGAAGCGATATTACTGATGAAGAATTGGTTCCGAAAACCATGGGTGCTAAATAG
- a CDS encoding FtsX-like permease family protein: protein MNTELFISRRLFFDKANKKQLSQRIIRIALAGIALGLTVMIVAVAVVTGFKKEIRNKVIGFGSHIQIINYDSNNSYETSPISEDQPFLADVEALPGVKSMKPYATKPGMIKTDEYIQGIVFKGVDENYDWQFFSKHLIEGQLPSITDSARVNEVLLSAQVAKLLRLKLNDRIVVYFITGEEIIPRMQQMLISGIYRTGFEEFDQRFIVGDLKQIQRLNDWRPDQITGFEVITTDFFDIDNIEQEIRNIIISYREENSEILRTQSITRVYPQIFDWLSILDMNVWIILVLMVVVAAFNMVSGLLVLILERSTMIGVLKAMGSPNWSIRKVFVYLSVFLTGRGLLWGNIIGVAIVLLQKFFHIIQLNPESYYVDYVPMNFSLTHLLLLNLGTIVITSLILIIPSWFISKISPDKVIRFD, encoded by the coding sequence TTGAACACCGAACTCTTTATATCGCGCAGGCTATTTTTCGACAAGGCAAATAAAAAGCAATTGTCGCAACGTATTATTCGTATTGCGTTGGCGGGTATCGCGCTGGGATTAACGGTAATGATCGTTGCCGTGGCGGTGGTTACCGGATTTAAAAAAGAAATCCGCAACAAAGTAATCGGCTTTGGTTCGCACATCCAGATTATTAATTACGACTCGAACAACTCGTACGAAACCAGTCCTATTTCTGAGGATCAGCCTTTTCTTGCCGATGTAGAAGCGCTGCCCGGCGTAAAAAGCATGAAACCTTATGCCACCAAACCGGGAATGATAAAAACCGACGAGTACATCCAGGGGATTGTATTTAAAGGTGTAGACGAAAACTATGACTGGCAGTTTTTCAGCAAACACCTTATTGAGGGCCAATTACCGTCCATTACAGATAGTGCCCGCGTAAATGAAGTATTACTATCAGCGCAAGTGGCCAAGCTGTTGCGTCTGAAACTGAACGACCGCATTGTGGTATATTTTATTACCGGCGAAGAGATTATTCCGCGCATGCAGCAAATGCTGATAAGCGGTATTTACCGCACTGGTTTCGAAGAGTTCGACCAGCGGTTTATTGTGGGCGACCTGAAACAAATTCAGCGGCTTAACGACTGGCGCCCCGACCAGATTACCGGTTTTGAAGTTATTACGACCGACTTTTTCGATATCGACAACATTGAGCAGGAAATACGCAATATTATTATCAGCTACCGCGAAGAAAACTCGGAGATACTACGCACACAAAGTATAACACGCGTTTACCCGCAAATTTTCGACTGGCTGTCGATACTGGATATGAACGTATGGATTATTCTGGTGCTAATGGTTGTTGTTGCAGCCTTTAATATGGTATCGGGGTTGTTGGTACTAATACTCGAACGCAGCACCATGATTGGCGTACTAAAAGCCATGGGAAGCCCCAACTGGAGCATCCGAAAAGTGTTTGTGTACCTCTCTGTATTTTTAACCGGACGCGGACTACTGTGGGGAAACATTATTGGTGTAGCTATCGTATTGCTGCAAAAGTTCTTTCATATCATTCAGCTTAATCCCGAATCGTATTATGTTGATTATGTACCGATGAATTTTTCGCTTACCCACCTGCTGTTGCTCAACCTCGGAACCATTGTTATTACTTCGCTGATACTGATTATTCCAAGCTGGTTTATTTCAAAAATCTCGCCTGATAAGGTTATTCGGTTTGATTAA
- a CDS encoding LLM class flavin-dependent oxidoreductase → MTDRKQLAFSVLDLAPVAEGSTPADALHNSLELAQHAEQLGYSRYWVAEHHNIISVASAATSIIIGYIAAGTKNIRVGSGGIMLPNHSPLIVSEQFGTLAAIYPNRIDLGLGRAPGTDPVTASELRYDRMRAAQDFPNEVRKIQQYFSPENRTAEVRSVLSEGANVPIFILGSSTDSAYLAAELGLPYAFASHFAPQMLISALKIYRENFKPSVQLDKPYVIIGSQVVAAETDDEAEYLASTMRRSFMGIITGRRELMQPPTHHLGYEKWGIIKERIDQMLACSLIGGREKIERELQQLIANTDADEIIVSSHIYDQQKRVDSYRIFSEVAKGFEY, encoded by the coding sequence ATGACAGACAGAAAACAATTGGCCTTTTCGGTGCTCGATTTAGCACCGGTTGCCGAAGGCTCTACCCCCGCCGATGCTTTGCACAACAGCCTTGAACTGGCTCAGCACGCCGAGCAGCTGGGTTACAGTCGCTACTGGGTGGCCGAACATCACAATATCATTAGTGTGGCCAGCGCTGCCACATCGATTATAATTGGGTACATTGCCGCGGGAACAAAAAACATCCGCGTAGGGTCAGGCGGGATAATGCTGCCCAATCATTCGCCGCTAATTGTTTCCGAACAGTTTGGAACACTGGCTGCCATCTACCCCAATCGAATCGATTTAGGCTTGGGCCGCGCTCCCGGAACCGATCCGGTAACTGCTTCCGAATTACGCTACGACCGTATGCGTGCAGCTCAGGATTTCCCGAATGAAGTGCGTAAAATTCAACAATATTTCTCGCCCGAAAACAGGACTGCCGAGGTTCGCTCTGTTTTATCGGAAGGAGCCAACGTCCCCATATTTATTTTAGGTTCGAGTACCGACAGTGCTTACCTGGCCGCCGAACTGGGATTGCCTTATGCATTTGCCAGTCATTTTGCGCCACAAATGCTTATATCTGCGCTCAAAATTTACCGCGAGAATTTTAAACCTTCTGTACAACTCGACAAACCGTATGTAATTATTGGCAGCCAGGTGGTTGCTGCCGAAACCGACGACGAAGCTGAATACCTGGCCAGTACCATGCGACGCAGCTTTATGGGAATTATTACCGGAAGACGTGAGTTGATGCAGCCACCGACACACCATTTGGGTTACGAAAAATGGGGAATTATCAAAGAGCGTATCGACCAGATGCTCGCCTGCTCGCTTATTGGCGGAAGAGAAAAAATTGAGCGTGAACTCCAACAACTTATTGCTAACACCGATGCCGATGAAATCATCGTGTCATCGCACATTTACGACCAACAAAAGCGGGTGGATTCGTATAGGATTTTTTCAGAAGTGGCGAAAGGTTTTGAATATTAA
- a CDS encoding CoA pyrophosphatase yields the protein MITHPDKIAAALKGDLPGSLSHYKMLPPGRVLNPAPEDQSKVKPSSVLLLLFRDVDGLKVCLIKRPTYMKHHAGQIALPGGRNEANESASETALRETYEEIGIPRTKIRLLGTLSSFYVEVSRFQITPFVGWMDTNPEFILCPDEVEKTILFPIEAFKPPHSSIELKTLTGLMKVPCVKYDGEIIWGATAMILSEFYDLINKN from the coding sequence ATGATCACGCATCCTGATAAAATAGCTGCCGCTTTAAAAGGAGACCTTCCGGGTTCGTTGTCGCATTACAAAATGCTGCCGCCGGGGCGGGTGTTAAATCCTGCTCCCGAAGACCAGAGCAAGGTAAAACCAAGCAGTGTGTTGTTGTTACTTTTTCGTGATGTGGATGGATTAAAAGTTTGCCTGATTAAGCGCCCCACGTATATGAAACATCATGCCGGGCAGATTGCCTTGCCGGGCGGGCGAAATGAGGCCAACGAAAGTGCAAGCGAAACTGCGCTGCGCGAAACATACGAAGAAATTGGAATTCCCCGGACTAAGATCAGGCTGCTGGGAACGCTATCGTCGTTTTATGTCGAGGTGAGCCGTTTTCAGATCACACCATTTGTGGGTTGGATGGATACCAATCCGGAATTCATTCTTTGTCCTGACGAAGTGGAGAAAACGATTCTTTTCCCCATTGAAGCTTTTAAACCACCGCACTCAAGCATCGAATTAAAAACCCTTACCGGATTAATGAAAGTTCCCTGCGTGAAATACGACGGTGAAATTATTTGGGGGGCTACAGCTATGATTCTTTCGGAGTTTTATGATTTAATTAATAAAAATTGA